TACCCCTTGTCCCTGTTAATATAcaagcaagcaggattgcaaacgaaaaaaaaataaatatttttcatataaaaaggtCAATAACCCTTTTCTCTTTTCTTATTATCGCCCGTATACGCAAGTATAAATTAACGAGcatagcaataaataaaatagagaaaaaaaacaataacaaactaATAGCACAACTATTAGGAATAAGGAAAACGAAACACTCGTTCGTTAGTTCCTACATTgcgtaaacaacaaaaatgcaagattataataaagaaaacgaaataCGCGTTCGTTATTCGATACGTTGTGTAtgcaacaaacatacaaaccgctTATCTTAAAGATTCAAACGTATTTATTGTTACCAGAAATACACAGAGAGAAGTTTTTTCtttctcatattttcaatttttacctaTTATCTAAATGAACGGAGATTCTAGGGATTCTAAATCGATACAATATCTGAAAGTACAAAAAACGATTTCTGAAGAAAATagcccatgtacacctgctgaagctacacgctcaaagcaaggtgctacaaagcaaaaaaaaattaaagatatttcatatactaaatttattgctgagagtgacagtctaattcgatactgcactNNNNNNNNNNNNNNNNNNNNNNNNNNNNNNNNNNNNNNNNNNNNNNNNNNNNNNNNNNNNNNNNNNNNNNNNNNNNNNNNNNNNNNNNNNNNNNNNNNNNTAATGTGTTACAACATTCGTGAAGTTGGATTGCCTTTTAGTGATGCTGCAAAACTCACTCTGACGGAAGTTCTTGTGTTCTGAGAGAAAGCTAGAATACCttatcaattacaaaaaaatgctgttcgcaaagtcgaaaaattatataacgaATGGAGGGCACTTCAGAAGTGTTCAAGATTGAAGACAAAACGTCAAGAGGAAAAAAATCTTGCATTCACATCCAAACTGTCCGATCTTTTTGATGTAGCAGTGGAAGATGTCATTTCAAAAATGTCTAATCAggaagatattaaatttttgacatatCAGAGAATGAAAGGACGTCCAGGCCATATGGAAGGTATATACTCAAACCCATACTTAAATAGGTAATAAAATGCTGGCTCTTAGAAGCTATAGCCTTTATTCGTTCCTATTTGTTACCAACATCAACAGTATTTTTCTCCCAAAATCCATAcattttctttccatttttcATTGCAACAGAAAATGTACGAGACATCTCATTGTCTTCTGAATCAGAAGTGGAACAAATCACCTCGGACGAAGTATTTACCGATGATAAAAAAGCCAGCAAAGCGGAGACAGCgagtaaaaaaaggaaatacagTCGTGGTTATAAAGAAGTAATGACGGAAAAGTTATCAATTTTGGTAGATAGGTGCAAAATTTGTGATAGAAATGCTGTGCGAATAATTTTCTCAACAGCTGAAAGTCTGGACTGTAATGTCGAGGAATCTGCACTTAGTAGAAGTGCTTTAAGAAAACGCAGAATATCCTTTCGAAGTCAACAGGCCCAGAAAATCAAGGCAAGGTTTAAAAACTTAGACTTAGAGGGTATTGTTGTTCATtgggatggaaaacttttaccaaaCCTTCTCCAGAAAGAATGTGCTGAACGGTTGGCAATCTTGGTAAGCAAAGGAGACTATGAACAACTACTGGGGGTCCCGGAATTAGAAAATTCCACAGGCGCCAGTCAGGCAGAAGCTGTTAGCGGTAGTCTAGAAGAATGGGATATTGGCGATAAAATTGTTGGTATGTGTTTTGATACGACGGCTTCCAACACAGGACGAATGAAAGGCGCATGCACCTTGTTAGAAAAACAGCTAGGTAAAAGTTTGTTGTACTTAGCCTGCCGCCATCACATTTTAGAAGTCGTTTTACGGTTAGTATTTGAGTACAAAATGGGATCAACGACTGCTCCCCAACCTGACATTTTTAGAAGATTTCAAATACTTTGGCCTAACATAGATCGGTCTAAATACATTGAAGGGGTACAAGATGATTTGGTAAAGATGTCAGTGAAAGAGTTCGAAAAAGAGGTTTCGGAATTTCTTCTCTTTCAGTTAACTGAAAAACAGCCGAGGGATGATTACTTAGAACTTATTAagttatgtttaatatttttaggaaaAGTCCCTTCTCACGATGTTTCGTTAAACACTCCTGGTCCTTATCATCACGCCCGTTGGATGGCACAATTTACTCTCTGAAAATGttccgggatggctaaatgaccCTTAGTCGTCTGCCCCACATCACACCTACACCTATCACTAACACGCACACTCACCACACTCACCTCGACATCACCACACtccacatcaacaccacccacacgcgagagCCCAGGATCCACACACTCCAACACACACCACATTACTCAACATAAAAAGGGTCAGGCTATACACAAACCAGTTAAGATTCGATCGCCTTGGCATCAACTACGCTTTCCCGCCACCGCTACGCAGCATCCTAtcgtgaaatattaaaattttatcctACAATTGAAGTTCCGTATACTACTAATTTAAGTCCattgtaaaagaaaaagaaacccCCACTAATCGAGTATTCAACtcatattgttaaaaattatattgcgtGAATtgatattataaaagaaaaatatactcAACCAATCGAGTGTGCCCTTTATATTATAAAaccgaaatatacaagttttattttcaaacacctAAAGCGCACAAGTGGTAAGTAAAGCGGGCAGTGAACCCAACAGTGAcaaaaggttggtacgcagctctcaagtaattgctcaaggaaaaaaatacattatttctcaagtaattttggcagctggttacgcattgtgaatgatctacattagaagagcaagagagaataaacaaagaaaagaaactttgtgcgtaatatgtatgtgtgtatgtatatggtaacataaatattttcattgagatttaagaaatgttgttgatgattggtaggttttatacaacatttcaaaatggaatatacttcataataatgatttcaactaatttaggatgaatttgacgattacttcgaatttccttcaagaaacaattgttgatttgatgtttcttcgcaaaacaaggtttgccatattcacattttactgaaaaaagtatcaaaaattggtactagatttcttgagagctgcgtactagcacaagtaagtttgtcgcaggaaagtatcttgaccgtttcttaagcgtttttttatatgaagtttttacgtttcttgcgagctgcgtactaagctaaAGCGTGGAAAAAGTAAGTTATCAAGTGCAGTAATTAGTGTTTTTCATATTCaaacttcaaaataaattacaaaaaagcattaaacgtgcaaaaattgtttattttataaattttgaaattgaattggtTACCAAAGTTTTCgcgtttttatttaattttttgaaatattcaggCGATTTTTacagtgaattaaaaaaaaatttgaaaatggtgaattttatacaattaacgAATGAGGAATGGTTaactataattaattttgtataaagaTGGTCACACGCAGCGTTAtattactgaaaaatttaataaaagccaGGTCGCAGTACGGAAAGTTTTTGCCGGCTACAACAAAGAATATCGAGTCATCAGGAAGAAGAAGCAAGGGCGCCCAAAAATAACAACGGGAGAGTGGATAAACGAATATTGGATATTTCCAATTCTGATCGCTTCAAATCAGTTTCAAAAATTCGCGCACAGCTTATAAAAGAAGGCATGAATGCCCCCTCAGTGCACACTAGGGTGGTTTTAGTGAATAgaggtgaatttttttttctgaaatttgtgTGTGCTCACTTCTAGGAATGTGCCATTTAGTGTAAAAATACAATTGTAAAAGTTTCAGCTTAATCGAACTTTGCCTTCCCGTGCCGAAAGAGCCTTGAAGTTTGATAAAATGGCCATTTTTCGTGGAAAAGCGTTATTTTTCGAGTTTAACTTACGACTGATTTCAcctattacaataaatttattatcaaatgaaaggtaattttgttgaaattaaaatctattataatacattttctttagaaatgtatggtttggaagatatttaacatttaattggCCAAGTTCGTGTTATGTGCCTTTTTGGTGACACtcatacataatatttttcgGATTTAAGGCTCGCTTAAGTATTTTTATACCTTTCATGAAAATGAAATGGTATACTAACTTTGGTCCGATGTTTGTAAgtataaaaagaagaagagataGACCCATACCCAAGTATACTAAAATGATCAGGAGCAGTAGGAgattcgatttagccatgtccgtctgtctgtttgaacgcaaactagtccctcagtttttgagatatccgaatgaaacTTGGTAGGCAAATGTATTTCTATATTCTATTAggcatttgtcggaaccggcCAGATCGGACCATATATAGCTGATATAACCTTGATTGTTCAGATATGAGATTTTGCTCTATATCTTTGGTACTAAAGCAGCTAGGAACGTGCAATTTGGCACTCCTATGAGAAAATAAATAGTGTTTTAAAATGTAATACTTTTTACGCTAACAATGAAGTATTTTAAatgagaattttatatattcatgAAAGGTATAAAGGCTTCGGTATGGCCGAAGacagcccttccttacttgtttttaagtattttttgacattttggtGAGTTTCGCCTTGGCCTAAGACAGTGACATAATTGGGCCgtcaaatttcttaacttttcaTTCTATGCAACTTTACTTTAGTATATCCTAtacttttactaaaataaagcgacaacaacaaaagatcagaattacttttattaacctttactttacttctttttcatatttcaacctcactaaacatattttttctccAATAAGCTGGCATCTCTGGTATTATTTGGTATTGTATATTTCTGGCATCTCGTGGCTGACTTGTTGCTCATATTTACCGCTATGTATTCTGGTAGTAAGTAAAAAATGGGGAATCCCCTATTTGATTTTGACGCTTTAAgagaaatgttattttaaagtttgttCTGCTAAGTGAACAGTTCGATATTAGAAAGTGCAAGatattacatacatagttatataattaaattcaaatggcTACTACCTCATCTAATGTTCGTGTTCGATCTAAAAccctaatttatttaattgggtATTCATCTCATCAAATAATCGGGAGTAAACTGCTATCTAATCATCAAGTGTTAATGTGTTACAACATTCGTGAAGTTGGATTGCCTTTTAGTGATGCTGCAAAACTCACTCTGACGGAAGTTCTTGTGTTCTGAGAGAAAGCTAGAATACCttatcaattacaaaaaaatgctgttcgcaaagtcgaaaaattatataacgaATGGAGGGCACTTCAGAAGTGTTCAAGATTGAAGACAAAACGTCAAGAGGAAAAAAATCTTGCATTCACATCCAAACTGTCCGATCTTTTTGATGTAGCAGTGGAAGATGTCATTTCAAAAATGTCTAATCAggaagatattaaatttttgacatatCAGAGAATGAAAGGACGTCCAGGCCATATGGAAGGTATATACTCAAACCCATACTTAAATAGGTAATAAAATGCTGGCTCTTAGAAGCTATAGCCTTTATTCGTTCCTATTTGTTACCAACATCAACAGTATTTTTCTCCCAAAATCCATacattttctttccttttttcattGCAACAGAAAATGTACGAGACATCTCATTGTCTTCTGAATCAGAAGTGGAACAAATCACCTCGGACGAAGTATTTACCGATGATAAAAAAGCCAGCAAAGCGGAGACAGCgagtaaaaaaaggaaatacagTCGTGGTTATAAAGAAGTAATGACGGAAAAGTTATCAATTTTGGTAGATAGGTGCAAAATTTGTGATAGAAATGCTGTGCGAATAATTTTCTCAACAGCTGAAAGTCTGGACTGTAATGTCGAGGAATCTGCACTTAGTAGAAGTGCTTTAAGAAAACGCAGAATATCCTTTCGAAGTCAACGGGCCCAGAAAATCAAGGCGAGGTTTAAAAACTTAGACTTAGAGGGTATTGTTGTTCATtggaatggaaaacttttaccaaaCCTTCTCCAGAAAGAATGTGCTGAACGGTTGGCAATCTTGGTAAGCAAAGGAGACTATGAACAACTACTGGGGGTCCCGGAATTAGAAAATTCCACAGGCGCCAGTCAGGCAGAAGCTGTTAGCGGTAGTCTAGAAGAATGGGATATTGGCGATAAAATTGTTGGTATGTGTTTTGATACGACGGCTTCCAACACAGGACGAATGAAAGGCGCATGCACCTTGTTAGAAAAACAGCTAGGTAAAAGTTTGTTGTACTTAGCCTGCCGCCATCACATTTTAGAAGTCGTTTTACGGTTAGTATTTGAGTACAAAATGGGATCAACGACTGCTCCCCAACCTGACATTTTTAGAAGATTTCAAATACTTTGGCCTAACATAGATCGGTCTAAATACATTGAAGGGGTACAAGATGATTTGGTAAAGATGTCAGTGAAAGAGTTCGAAAAAGAGGTTTCGGAATTTCTTCTCTTTCAGTTAACTGAAAAACAGCCGAGGGATGATTACTTAGAACTTATTAagttatgtttaatatttttaggaaaAGTCCCTTCTCACGATGTTTCGTTAAACACTCCTGGTCCTTATCATCACGCCCGTTGGATGGCACAATTTACTCTctgaaaatgttcatttttagAGAACAG
Above is a genomic segment from Bactrocera neohumeralis isolate Rockhampton unplaced genomic scaffold, APGP_CSIRO_Bneo_wtdbg2-racon-allhic-juicebox.fasta_v2 cluster09, whole genome shotgun sequence containing:
- the LOC126764098 gene encoding uncharacterized protein LOC126764098, with product MSNQEDIKFLTYQRMKGRPGHMEENVRDISLSSESEVEQITSDEVFTDDKKASKAETASKKRKYSRGYKEVMTEKLSILVDRCKICDRNAVRIIFSTAESLDCNVEESALSRSALRKRRISFRSQQAQKIKARFKNLDLEGIVVHWDGKLLPNLLQKECAERLAILVSKGDYEQLLGVPELENSTGASQAEAVSGSLEEWDIGDKIVGMCFDTTASNTGRMKGACTLLEKQLGKSLLYLACRHHILEVVLRLVFEYKMGSTTAPQPDIFRRFQILWPNIDRSKYIEGVQDDLVKMSVKEFEKEVSEFLLFQLTEKQPRDDYLELIKLCLIFLGKVPSHDVSLNTPGPYHHARWMAQFTL
- the LOC126764097 gene encoding uncharacterized protein LOC126764097; protein product: MSNQEDIKFLTYQRMKGRPGHMEENVRDISLSSESEVEQITSDEVFTDDKKASKAETASKKRKYSRGYKEVMTEKLSILVDRCKICDRNAVRIIFSTAESLDCNVEESALSRSALRKRRISFRSQRAQKIKARFKNLDLEGIVVHWNGKLLPNLLQKECAERLAILVSKGDYEQLLGVPELENSTGASQAEAVSGSLEEWDIGDKIVGMCFDTTASNTGRMKGACTLLEKQLGKSLLYLACRHHILEVVLRLVFEYKMGSTTAPQPDIFRRFQILWPNIDRSKYIEGVQDDLVKMSVKEFEKEVSEFLLFQLTEKQPRDDYLELIKLCLIFLGKVPSHDVSLNTPGPYHHARWMAQFTL